Proteins from a genomic interval of Treponema succinifaciens DSM 2489:
- a CDS encoding OmpH family outer membrane protein, whose amino-acid sequence MKVFFTKRIAVFALLGIFSAAFSFAQQITKFAVVDTAKVYQAYFRNSAPVRNYENKKEEFKREIDRLVAELQRLNDQKIEFERKGNDTEAMKIEAQITKKSDFINEYTNAKNIELESLKKSLQENNSFYKKLYDTLARVAESGGYSMILNLQESNAILWYSSSVDITDQVISQLGLM is encoded by the coding sequence ATGAAAGTTTTTTTTACAAAAAGAATTGCTGTTTTTGCTTTGCTCGGAATTTTTTCAGCGGCATTTTCGTTTGCGCAGCAGATTACAAAATTCGCTGTTGTAGATACTGCAAAAGTTTATCAGGCGTATTTTAGAAATTCCGCTCCTGTAAGAAATTACGAAAATAAAAAAGAAGAATTTAAAAGAGAAATCGACCGTCTTGTTGCAGAACTTCAGCGTTTGAATGATCAGAAAATAGAATTTGAACGCAAAGGCAATGATACAGAAGCAATGAAAATTGAAGCGCAGATTACAAAAAAATCAGATTTTATAAATGAATATACAAATGCAAAAAACATAGAGCTTGAGTCTTTAAAAAAATCGCTTCAGGAAAACAACAGTTTCTACAAAAAACTTTATGATACTCTTGCTCGTGTTGCGGAATCTGGCGGCTACAGCATGATTTTAAATCTTCAGGAGTCAAACGCAATTTTGTGGTACAGTTCTTCTGTTGATATTACAGATCAGGTTATTTCGCAGCTTGGACTTATGTGA
- the bamA gene encoding outer membrane protein assembly factor BamA: MRVKNTFFVFAVFCVAAIFSAAPVFSQTDSEDWFYGKPIKNIVFDNLKNVKQGDLDGVTSSFISKPFSDDLISELYDRLFSLEYFDDVEIKAAKNADNGKTVNLILSVVERPVVMKLNFDGNRYIHDADLKSKISLKAKDIFVESKVLEDERAIRNYYIEKGYTKISVESSFEMRDDGAYVTFKIREGRQTVVKSIGFAGNQVVSSKTLKGKISLKEAGLFRKGSFQESSLSADSRAIVAYYQNRGYADAKVVNIDQKTSYNEQKNREEIEITFEIQEGIQYNFGGITFDGNHVFTTEELENLVTLKTGAVYNETKFQETRMNIQNLYYENGYTSNRFATDINKDAESKVISYTIRIQENPRSHIENIIIKGNEKTKDFVIRREIPIEEGDIFSNAKISNGMRNLYNLQYFSAVSPEVLQGSEENLVDIVFTVEEQSTTSLDFGFTFSGVSDPGEIPIALTARIQDSNIFGEGKLASVGTTLSTNEQSVSLSYGQNWLFNKPISTNISLSYSHSNNYALRDKILPSGDIDNDYYYMQYEQNQFSLGLSLGHRWTPNFAILTLSGGVTSSLINNLYDDSLWIPYDTSISQYSDNWEPRNSIWTSFSMDGRNIAWDPSSGWFASQRFSWYGLMHEGFLPFAPDWGENEFYLRTDTKAEKYFTLVNKPITDSWALKLVLMGYSGLSFQFSALDSTIKKNNQLYIDGMFNGRGWTIYNSDKGRGKAMWCNSLELRMPVIPGIFSLDLWGDAVAITDEPYQFFNLKEEDWYFSFGPSFRFSIQQFPLRLLFANTFKIKDGSPVFTDQDGDGDYNWRKNWNFVLSFSMTNR, translated from the coding sequence ATGCGCGTTAAGAACACTTTTTTTGTGTTTGCTGTTTTTTGTGTTGCGGCGATTTTTTCTGCTGCTCCTGTTTTTTCTCAGACAGATTCGGAAGACTGGTTTTACGGAAAGCCTATAAAAAATATAGTTTTTGACAATTTGAAAAATGTAAAGCAAGGCGATTTGGACGGCGTTACAAGCAGTTTTATAAGCAAGCCGTTTTCTGATGATTTAATCAGCGAGCTTTACGATAGACTTTTTTCTCTTGAATATTTTGACGATGTTGAAATCAAAGCTGCGAAAAATGCCGACAACGGAAAAACTGTGAATCTTATACTGAGCGTTGTTGAGCGTCCTGTCGTTATGAAACTGAATTTTGACGGAAACAGATATATTCATGATGCTGATTTAAAGTCAAAAATTTCATTAAAAGCAAAAGATATTTTTGTAGAAAGCAAAGTTCTTGAAGATGAAAGAGCCATAAGAAATTATTATATTGAAAAAGGCTATACAAAAATTTCTGTAGAATCTTCTTTTGAAATGCGTGATGACGGAGCTTATGTTACTTTTAAAATCAGGGAAGGCCGCCAGACAGTTGTAAAAAGCATTGGCTTTGCAGGAAACCAAGTTGTTTCTTCAAAAACTCTCAAAGGAAAAATTTCATTAAAAGAAGCCGGACTTTTTAGGAAAGGCTCATTTCAGGAATCGTCTTTGTCTGCGGATTCAAGGGCAATTGTTGCTTATTATCAGAACCGCGGATATGCAGATGCGAAAGTTGTAAATATTGATCAAAAAACTTCGTACAATGAACAAAAGAACCGTGAGGAAATTGAAATAACTTTTGAGATTCAAGAGGGAATTCAGTACAATTTCGGTGGAATTACTTTTGACGGAAACCATGTTTTTACAACAGAAGAACTTGAAAATCTCGTTACCCTGAAAACTGGCGCGGTTTACAACGAAACAAAATTTCAAGAAACAAGAATGAATATTCAGAACTTGTATTATGAAAATGGCTACACTTCAAACAGATTTGCAACTGATATAAACAAAGATGCGGAATCTAAAGTTATTTCATATACAATCAGAATTCAGGAAAATCCGAGAAGCCATATTGAAAATATTATCATAAAAGGAAATGAAAAAACAAAGGATTTTGTTATCCGCCGTGAAATTCCGATTGAAGAAGGCGATATTTTTTCAAATGCAAAAATTTCAAACGGAATGAGAAACCTTTACAACCTTCAGTATTTTTCTGCGGTTTCCCCGGAAGTTCTTCAAGGCTCAGAAGAAAATCTTGTTGACATTGTTTTCACTGTGGAAGAGCAGAGCACAACTTCGCTTGACTTTGGATTTACGTTCAGTGGAGTTTCTGATCCTGGAGAAATTCCGATTGCGCTTACTGCAAGAATTCAAGACTCAAATATTTTTGGTGAAGGAAAACTTGCTTCTGTTGGAACAACGCTTTCTACAAATGAACAGTCAGTTTCTTTGAGTTACGGTCAGAACTGGCTTTTCAACAAACCTATAAGCACAAATATTTCGCTTAGCTATTCTCATTCAAACAATTATGCTTTAAGAGACAAGATTCTTCCGAGCGGCGACATTGACAATGATTATTATTATATGCAGTATGAGCAGAATCAGTTTAGCCTTGGACTTTCTTTAGGACATCGCTGGACTCCTAACTTTGCGATTCTTACACTTTCTGGTGGCGTTACGAGCAGCCTTATTAACAATCTTTATGATGATTCGCTTTGGATTCCTTATGATACTTCAATAAGCCAGTACTCGGATAACTGGGAGCCGCGCAATTCCATCTGGACTTCATTTTCTATGGATGGAAGAAATATTGCATGGGATCCTTCAAGCGGATGGTTTGCAAGCCAACGTTTTTCTTGGTACGGACTTATGCATGAAGGATTTTTGCCGTTTGCGCCTGACTGGGGAGAAAACGAATTTTATTTGCGTACAGATACAAAGGCTGAAAAATATTTCACTCTTGTAAATAAACCGATAACAGACAGCTGGGCATTGAAACTGGTTCTTATGGGATATTCTGGACTTTCGTTCCAGTTCTCGGCTTTGGATTCAACGATAAAAAAGAACAATCAGCTTTATATAGACGGAATGTTTAATGGCCGCGGATGGACAATTTACAATTCAGATAAAGGTCGCGGAAAAGCTATGTGGTGCAACTCACTTGAACTTAGAATGCCTGTGATTCCTGGAATTTTCTCGCTTGACCTTTGGGGCGATGCAGTTGCAATTACAGATGAGCCTTATCAGTTCTTTAATTTAAAAGAGGAAGACTGGTACTTTAGTTTTGGTCCGAGTTTTAGATTTTCTATTCAGCAGTTTCCTTTGCGTCTGTTGTTTGCAAACACATTTAAAATCAAAGATGGTTCTCCTGTATTCACTGATCAGGACGGAGACGGAGATTACAACTGGAGAAAGAACTGGAATTTCGTTCTTTCATTCAGCATGACAAACCGCTAG